The genomic segment TCAAGGGACTGCTGGACGCCGATGGCGGTGCCGTTGCGCAGGAGGTAGGCCAGGTCGCGCCCCTCGAGCTGCTCGATCACCAGGTAGGCGCGATCGCTCGCCTTGAAGATGTCGAGGGCCTTGACCACGGTCGGGTAGGAGACCGAGCGCAGGATCAGGAACTCGTTCTGCCAGGGGTTGTCCCAGGCCTTCTCCGCCCACTCGCTCTCGGGCAGGGCGCTGGTGCTGGCCTCGTCCTCCTTCTCCTTGACGATGACCACGAAGCCCGTGGCCTGGTCGATCGCCCGGTAGAGGTTGGCGCCGTTCTTGTACTCGAGGAAGCGCTCGACCGCGTAGCGGTTGGCGAGCAGGGTGTCCGCTTCGAGCGGCGCAAGGGGGCTGGTCGCGGAGCCGCGGTCGGAACGAGGCGAGGTCATGGCTCGTGGCTCCTTTCTTAACGGGCGAGCATCCACCAGAGGCCGGCCGAGATCACGAGGGCGGCCGCGACGGCAGCCCCCGCGATCAAGAGGCGCCTGGGGAGGGTGGGGCGCTCGGTCCGGCCGGTGGCCTTGGGACGACCGAGGTGGCCCGTTGCGGCCCGGTAGATCTGGCTGGACGTGGAGGCGTGGTGGGCGGCGATGTAGTTGCGGCAGTGGGGGCAGAACTGGCGGCCCTTGGAGATCTGCTCGCCGCAGTGGGGGCAGGTGCGCACGGCGTTGCTCGCCTCGCCTCCCACGCGGATCAGGGCGACCAGCATGTCGTCGGCACTGGCGTAGCGCTTCTCGATGTCGGAGTCGAGGGAGCGCATGACCAACTCCTCGGTCGCGTCCGTGACCTCGGGGTTGAGCTGGCGCACGGGCGGGAACGAGAAGGGGGCCTCGTTCTGAGGGTCGCGCCCGGTGAGCATGTAGTGCATGGTCGCCCCCAGCGCGTAGAGGTCGGTGCGGGGCTCGACCTGGCCGCGGTACTGCTCGGGGGGCGCGTAGCCCTGGGTGCCGATCATGGTGCCGCGGGCCGTGGGGTTGAAGAAGCGCGCGATGCCGAAGTCGACCAGGTAGATCTTGCCGAACTCGGTGAGCATGAGGTTGGCGGGCTTCATGTCCCGGAAGATGATGGGCGGCTTCTGGTGGTGGAGGTAGCTCAGCACGTCGCAGACCTGGATGGCCCAGCCGATCACGCTCTTCTCGTCGAAGGGGTTGTTGGACTGCTCGCAGATCCGGGCCTCCAGGTCCGAGCCGTTGATGTACTCCATCACGATGTAGTGGCGGTTCGACTCGGTGAAGCGGTCGAAGACCTCGGGGATGGAGTTGTGCTTGAGGCTGGCGAGCATGTCCGCCTCGCGGTAGAAGTTCTGCATCGCCGTCTCGCGCTGCTCGCCATCGGCGAAGTGGTCGAGCATCTCCTTGACGACGCAGACCTTGCTCGAGAAGCGGGTGTCGTTGGCCAGGTAGACGGCGCCCATCCCCCCCTGCCCGACGAGCTGGGTGATGCGGTACCGGTCCTGCAGCAGGGTCGAGGGCGACAGCAGGCCGCTCGCGCCCACCGAGCCCGCGGGCTGGGTGACGTGCGAGCTCGAGTGGGTCGCGGTCACCGCCCCCTTGAGGGGCTTGCCGCAGTCGCAGCAGAAGCGGTTCTCGGCGTTGTTATCCGTCTGGCAGTTGGAGCAGATCAACTTAGGGGGAACCTCCGCAGCCGCGGGGTGCCGAGTGGCGCCCGTCGGGACAGCTTGGGCATGGTCTTGGGCCAGGAGCTACCATTTGAACAAGTTTAGCACAAATCCGAGGTTGTTCGTCTGGCCGGGAGCCCCGCCCCCGGGCGGTTCCCCGGTGATGTAACCGGTGCTCCATGCCGAGGTGTCGCCAATGGCGAGCACCAGGCCCTGAGCGTAGGGCTGGGCGACGGCGATCGCAGGCCCGCCGAGCGTGGCGGCGACGCGGTATCCGCCGTCGCCCGCGCGCGCGATGGCGCGCGCCGTGGGCGGGGCGAAGATCGAGCAGGCCTCGTAGAAGGTGACGCCGCCCGGCATGGCATGCGGGGCGGGCAGCTCGGGGGCGGCCACCTTGATCCAGCCGGGCTGGGCGGAGTTCGCGGTGGTGCGGACCAGGTCGGGGCAGAAGGCGAGGCCGAAGGGCCGGGCGATGCGGTTGAGCGCCTCGGGCGAGTAGTCGAGCGCGCCGCCCCACTCGCCCATCAGCACGAGGGTGCCGCCCGAGGCGACGAAGTCCTGGAGGCGGCTTGCGGTCGCATCGGTCGCGAAGGCCGCGCGGGGGCTCGCGACCACCCGCACATCGGCTGCGTCCGAGACGCTGGTCGAGACGGTGAAGTCGGTGCCGAGCGCCGACTTGAGCGCACCCAGGGCGGTGCCGACGGAGGTTGCGCCGAAGGGCTGGGCGTCATTCTCGAAGACGACGATGGGCTTGGTGGCCTGGCGCGCGAGGACGACGCTGCCGAGGGCGAGGTCCGTGCCGTTCAGCGCAACCTGCCGGGTCGAGGGGGCGTGGAGCGCCTTGCGGATGCTGAGGGTGTGCGCTCCGGCTCCCAGGCCCTCGAGGGTGAAGCCCCCGTCGGCCCCCGAGAAGGTCCAGCTCTCGCCCGCGGCGACGCGGGCCCCCTCGATGGGGCCACCGGGCCCCGAGACCGTGCCGCTGATCGTGCCCGCCTGGGGGGTGAGCTCGACGGTGGTCTCGAGGGGGGTCTTGGGGTCGATCGAAAGACCCGTGACCAGGCGGGTCGCGTGGCCCGGGGCCGAGACCCGCAGCGCGTAGGTGCCGGCCTCCAGCGGGTCGAAGCGCATGGGAAGCGCCGAATCGGTGACGCCCCAGGCGGGAGTCGGCCCGACGAGGCTCACGGTCGCGCCCGCGATCCGATCCTGGGTGCCCGCCCGGCGGACGTTGACGCTCAGGATGCCGTTGACCAGGGCCGTGCCGCTGACGAAGACCTGGCGGCTGAGCGTGGGGCTCGGAGCCGGGCCGGGAGGCTGGGGCGGATCGGGAGTGGGCGCCGGGGGTTGCCCGGGGAAGAGGAAGCAACCCGAGAGGGACAGGGTGGCGAGCATCCCGACGAGGATCGTTCGGCGCATCACGGGGTGCCTCCTGCGGCGCTCCACTGGAGCGCCTTGAGCGGGTCGACCAGGCCGTAGCCGGTCTCGTTGCTGAAGCCGCCGGCGGAAAGGGGCTTTGCCGTCGCGATCAGGCGGGCGCGGACCTGGGAGGGGCTGAGCGACTGGCCGCGGGCCCTGGCGTCGGCGATGACGAGGGCCGCCACGCCGCTCAC from the Pantanalinema sp. genome contains:
- a CDS encoding protein kinase — protein: MICSNCQTDNNAENRFCCDCGKPLKGAVTATHSSSHVTQPAGSVGASGLLSPSTLLQDRYRITQLVGQGGMGAVYLANDTRFSSKVCVVKEMLDHFADGEQRETAMQNFYREADMLASLKHNSIPEVFDRFTESNRHYIVMEYINGSDLEARICEQSNNPFDEKSVIGWAIQVCDVLSYLHHQKPPIIFRDMKPANLMLTEFGKIYLVDFGIARFFNPTARGTMIGTQGYAPPEQYRGQVEPRTDLYALGATMHYMLTGRDPQNEAPFSFPPVRQLNPEVTDATEELVMRSLDSDIEKRYASADDMLVALIRVGGEASNAVRTCPHCGEQISKGRQFCPHCRNYIAAHHASTSSQIYRAATGHLGRPKATGRTERPTLPRRLLIAGAAVAAALVISAGLWWMLAR
- a CDS encoding DUF4350 domain-containing protein, producing MRRTILVGMLATLSLSGCFLFPGQPPAPTPDPPQPPGPAPSPTLSRQVFVSGTALVNGILSVNVRRAGTQDRIAGATVSLVGPTPAWGVTDSALPMRFDPLEAGTYALRVSAPGHATRLVTGLSIDPKTPLETTVELTPQAGTISGTVSGPGGPIEGARVAAGESWTFSGADGGFTLEGLGAGAHTLSIRKALHAPSTRQVALNGTDLALGSVVLARQATKPIVVFENDAQPFGATSVGTALGALKSALGTDFTVSTSVSDAADVRVVASPRAAFATDATASRLQDFVASGGTLVLMGEWGGALDYSPEALNRIARPFGLAFCPDLVRTTANSAQPGWIKVAAPELPAPHAMPGGVTFYEACSIFAPPTARAIARAGDGGYRVAATLGGPAIAVAQPYAQGLVLAIGDTSAWSTGYITGEPPGGGAPGQTNNLGFVLNLFKW